In Halorhabdus tiamatea SARL4B, a genomic segment contains:
- a CDS encoding IS4-like element ISHti4 family transposase, with amino-acid sequence MGRRSRSWKPELDEDGQLCDMDVSGWIRAEFRSAEFGDKRLTDRLVQLGDELGSSPAESIPAACGDWASTKATYRFCDNDSVDPNEVLSAHKQQQQSRVSRSDELLIVSDTTELVFPRHPSKEGLGDIGNSEMDLEGVKLHSTIGINPRTHRMTGVIDQQALIEDQQAGEKYDANGKAEPIQLDNEHEKWSRGDRQARDWLADDIRPLFIHDRGADSFAFYEEVTGEMESAGFIVRANQNRRIWTDDGEPEKLFDWSSDLAEQGRKTIEIQQGGGREARTVELSIATGTCELRAPRNNPEQEGSIEANVVRVDEVGENDDPIQWVLLTTESVEEFEETLTLIDYYGLRWRIEDWHKVLKSGCNIEERQLQTWERMEVLLSMYSVIAWKVLELRELARGDSSVSPAVLLSEAECTILETKFPELSDQDGKSYAVSVAKLGGYLDRGSDPPPGWETMWKGLQKLRMWAEGYELGAE; translated from the coding sequence ATGGGACGCCGCTCACGGAGTTGGAAGCCAGAACTCGATGAGGATGGACAGCTGTGTGACATGGATGTTTCCGGGTGGATTCGAGCGGAGTTTCGGTCAGCTGAGTTTGGAGACAAGCGCCTGACTGACCGATTGGTTCAACTTGGGGATGAACTCGGCAGCTCACCTGCCGAGTCCATCCCCGCTGCCTGCGGAGACTGGGCCTCCACAAAAGCTACATACCGATTTTGCGATAATGACAGTGTGGACCCCAACGAGGTTCTCTCTGCTCACAAGCAGCAACAGCAATCAAGAGTGAGTCGGTCAGACGAACTCTTGATTGTCTCCGATACCACCGAACTCGTGTTTCCGAGACATCCCTCCAAAGAGGGCCTCGGCGACATTGGCAATTCTGAAATGGATCTCGAAGGCGTCAAGCTACACTCCACGATCGGAATCAATCCACGCACCCATCGGATGACTGGAGTCATCGATCAGCAGGCGCTGATCGAGGACCAGCAGGCTGGTGAGAAGTACGATGCCAACGGCAAAGCAGAGCCGATTCAACTTGACAATGAGCATGAGAAGTGGAGCCGTGGCGACAGGCAAGCCAGAGACTGGCTTGCCGACGATATCCGCCCGCTGTTCATTCATGACCGAGGCGCAGATTCATTCGCGTTCTACGAAGAAGTCACCGGAGAGATGGAAAGTGCTGGCTTTATCGTCCGAGCGAATCAAAACCGGCGGATTTGGACTGATGATGGTGAACCTGAAAAACTCTTTGACTGGAGCAGCGACCTTGCCGAGCAAGGTCGCAAAACAATCGAGATTCAACAGGGAGGTGGGCGCGAAGCGAGAACGGTGGAGTTGTCGATAGCCACTGGAACGTGTGAGTTGCGCGCACCAAGGAATAATCCTGAGCAAGAGGGTTCAATCGAGGCGAATGTCGTGAGAGTCGACGAGGTCGGTGAAAATGACGACCCGATTCAGTGGGTGTTGCTCACCACTGAATCGGTCGAAGAGTTTGAAGAGACACTGACACTCATCGACTATTACGGCCTCCGCTGGCGAATTGAAGACTGGCATAAAGTGCTCAAGAGTGGCTGTAACATCGAAGAACGGCAACTGCAGACTTGGGAGCGGATGGAAGTTCTGTTGAGCATGTATTCAGTAATCGCGTGGAAAGTTCTGGAGTTACGAGAACTTGCCCGTGGTGATAGTTCAGTATCTCCGGCGGTCCTGCTGAGTGAGGCAGAGTGCACAATTCTGGAAACGAAATTTCCAGAATTGAGCGACCAAGATGGAAAATCATACGCAGTGAGCGTCGCTAAACTCGGCGGTTATCTTGATCGTGGTTCAGATCCGCCACCAGGGTGGGAGACGATGTGGAAAGGACTCCAGAAGCTACGCATGTGGGCTGAAGGATACGAACTCGGTGCTGAATGA